Genomic DNA from Desulfobaccales bacterium:
TCAGGAAGGAGAAAGGAGTTTATGAATAAGAATGCCGTAAGAATAGTCAGCACATCAACCGTGCGCGAATCGGCCGGGGAAGACAGCGTTCAGCCCGAGCCCAGCGACAGCTTTATTTCTTCTCCCTATGTGGAGCAGGTCACGGAGCGGGCTCTGGCCTACCTGGTGGCCGGTTATCCCGTCCATTTTTCCGGCGTGGCAGGAACGGGAAAGACGACCATGGCCTTTCACGTGGCGTCCAAACTGGGACGGCCCGTCACCCTGGTCCACGGGGACGATGAATTCGGCAGTTCCGATCTGGTGGGCAAGGACTCCGGCTACCGGAAAAACAAAGTTGTCGACAATTATATCCACTCGGTCCTGAAGACGGAGGAAGAGATGAAAAGCCTCTGGGTGGACAACCGGTTGACCACGGCCTGTGAGCGCGGAGAGATCCTTATTTATGACGAATTCAACCGTTCCCGGCCGGAAGCGAACAACGCCCTCTTGAGCGTTCTCTCCGAGGGGATTCTGAACCTGCCGAAACTGCGCCGCTCCGGGGAAGGATACATGGCCGTGCATCCCGAGTTCCGGGCGATCTTTACCTCCAACCCCGAAGAATACGCGGGGGTCCACAAGACCCAGGACGCCCTGATAGACCGCCTGATTACCATCCACCTGGAACACTATGACCGGGATACGGAAATCATGATCGTCATGAAGAAATCGGGACTCCCCCGGATAGATTCCGAGCGGATCGTGGATATCGTGAGGGAATTGAGGAGTT
This window encodes:
- the gvpN gene encoding gas vesicle protein GvpN produces the protein MNKNAVRIVSTSTVRESAGEDSVQPEPSDSFISSPYVEQVTERALAYLVAGYPVHFSGVAGTGKTTMAFHVASKLGRPVTLVHGDDEFGSSDLVGKDSGYRKNKVVDNYIHSVLKTEEEMKSLWVDNRLTTACERGEILIYDEFNRSRPEANNALLSVLSEGILNLPKLRRSGEGYMAVHPEFRAIFTSNPEEYAGVHKTQDALIDRLITIHLEHYDRDTEIMIVMKKSGLPRIDSERIVDIVRELRSFGVNNNRPTIRAGIAIGRILASQNRRARADDVFFQMICRDVLATDTAKITRGGQPVMMQKVEEVIRKFCGSVKSAKEKVKEDRQ